CTGCCACGCCCAAGTTTTTCTCGGTAATCAGCCGGTCGGGATTCACGCCCAGAGTAACCACCGGTATTCCGTGTTGCCAGGCATGGATGAACGTGTTGGAGTAGCCCTCATTAGTGCTGGTGTTCACCAGCAGGTGAGCCATGCGGAAGTAGTCTTGCACTCGCGCGAGCGGGATCAGGCCGTCGTATCTCAGATTGGGACACTGCCGCACGGCGTTCTCGATAATCTGTCGGTACTCCGGCTGCTGGACCTGCCCGATGACCACGAACTCGGCATCGAGATCGCGGCAGCGATCCGCCAGTTCCACGAACCGCTCCGGCCGCTTGATCCGTTTCAGGGAACCGGCCCAGAGTACTATTGGCCGGCCGCCGTGGGATTGAACCTCCGAATCCGGCACAGCCGGCCGGGAGTTTCGCAGCACCACCGGATTCAGCCCGGCTTGTCTCAGCCGCTCCACTTGGTCCGTTCGCTGCACCAGCACCAGGTCGGCGCGAGCCAATCCTTTCTTCGCGGCCCGGCACGCATGAACCAGCCACGGCAGGAGAACCGCGAATCTATGAGGCGAATACATGCGCCTCATCCCCCACAGTTTTCTCCAGATCATTCCGTCGTTTTCGGCCGCCGCCGCCCACACACAGATGGTTTCGGCGGGCGCCAGTTCGAACGCGCGCCCCGTGTAGAGATTGAACATGCGGTTATAGATTACGTCCGGCTGCACTTCGGCAATGACCCGTTGAAGCGCCCCGCGATTGCCTTCCCATCGAGGAGGATTCTCCGGGAGTCCATGCAGGGTGACTCCATCCATACTTCCCGGATCGGGCACTCGATTCATTTCGCTCGCGTAGTGAACCTCCCAGCCGCGGCGGGCCAGCTCGGTAGCCAAGAGCCAGCTCTGCTCCTCCGATCCTCCGGCAAGACGCGAGAGGTGATAATGCAGAACAAAAAGGATTCGAGGTCTATCCATAATGCGGTGTTTGGCGAAGGATCTGTGGCATCTTACGAGCGGTTATAGCGATGCCACTGCCAGACGGTGAGCAGACCGCGAAACAGTTCACGGTCCATTCGCTTGTTTCGTACGTAGCGGTTTCGTAGATTGAGCATCGCCCGCCCATCGAAGTAGGGGATATTCCTCAGTTCGTCGAGGCAACCGGCTACGAAATCGTGGTGGACTCCGTGGAAAAGGTCTCGGTAATGGGCATAGTTCCAGCGCGGGTGGAAGAAGATCGGCTTGCCTAAGGCAGTCCCTACGTGATCATCCAGTCTCGATAGGGCTCCCCACCAAGCTCGCAGCAGCATTCTTCGCAATCGGGCGGATTGGTCAGGCCGGAATCCAAGACATTTCTTCAGGGGGTAAGAATACAAATCAGGGAATCCGGTTCTCAGGGCAGACTGAAG
This bacterium DNA region includes the following protein-coding sequences:
- a CDS encoding glycosyltransferase family 4 protein, whose amino-acid sequence is MDRPRILFVLHYHLSRLAGGSEEQSWLLATELARRGWEVHYASEMNRVPDPGSMDGVTLHGLPENPPRWEGNRGALQRVIAEVQPDVIYNRMFNLYTGRAFELAPAETICVWAAAAENDGMIWRKLWGMRRMYSPHRFAVLLPWLVHACRAAKKGLARADLVLVQRTDQVERLRQAGLNPVVLRNSRPAVPDSEVQSHGGRPIVLWAGSLKRIKRPERFVELADRCRDLDAEFVVIGQVQQPEYRQIIENAVRQCPNLRYDGLIPLARVQDYFRMAHLLVNTSTNEGYSNTFIHAWQHGIPVVTLGVNPDRLITEKNLGVAARNMDELVKGVRELVSDPEKRREIGKRARAFAEEEHNLTRAMDRIERLLAERGVRRPER